CTCACTCCAGAAAGTACATGGTCTGTTATGGTAAACAGGGAAGGACTGGAGAAGAGATGTCCAGAGTGGTTCCTTCTAGTTGTTGAACGACGTCTTTAGGTGGAACATCTGTATGGTCATTTCTCGATCCTTCATCAACAGGATTTAATGGAGCCTCAGATTCTCTCTTCATTATTATTAGAAGATACCCACTTCCCATCTTTAAGTTCAAGATAAGTTTCCTTAGAAGTACCAGATAAAGTAGTTACTAAAAGAGCAAGTTCAGGGTTACCATCCTTGTTAATATAGACTTTAGTATGGTCAATTATTTCTCCAGATGAAGGAGTCCATACAGTCTCAGTATCGTTCACAAGCTTGGAGACGCTAACACCCTTGTTAGAGACGACCAGTTTTATTGCATTACCGTCAAAAGAATAGTCGAAGGATTTGCATAGTAGTCTACTTGGATGAGAAATATCAATTACTCCGGGGAGGGAAGGAACATTTTGGGATTCGGTAGTAACCTCATCGGAGCTTTCTTGCGCTACTTGTACATAGACATCATCGTCATCGTCACGATCATAATCTTTATGACAACATTTTCCGCGTATTGTCAGATAAAAATACTTGAAAACACAGCAGGCGCCACAAAATCTCACTAGGCATACCGCCAATAGCAGTGCCCGAATCTTCATCCCCTCCAACTACCATTTCCTAGAAAACTGGTTACCACTCCCAATTAATGGGCCATTTctccctcattcttcctgtAGTCCGCGGGTGATATGCGCAGGAATAATACAGCAGATGCTCAAGATCCCATTGGATGGTCAGAAGAATGGATCATTACACTCTCTATGATTCTCCCAAACAATGCATCCATCATTCCCGTAACCTTACAGTTTGAGACGACTCATTTACCCCCGTAATGTCC
Above is a genomic segment from Theileria equi strain WA chromosome 4 map unlocalized gcontig_1105316255041, whole genome shotgun sequence containing:
- a CDS encoding hypothetical protein (encoded by transcript BEWA_045650A); protein product: MVVGGDEDSGTAIGDYDRDDDDDVYVQVAQESSDEVTTESQNVPSLPGVIDISHPSRLLCKSFDYSFDGNAIKLVVSNKGVSVSKLVNDTETVWTPSSGEIIDHTKVYINKDGNPELALLVTTLSGTSKETYLELKDGKWVSSNNNEERI